One window of Paenibacillus sp. FSL K6-3182 genomic DNA carries:
- a CDS encoding AraC family transcriptional regulator, with protein MSKQQQIKLPFTMGTSSDFNAHIPYHSHFHYEIYYFHGGKVNYLINDRIYVLEPGDLLLMHGMTLHRAHVDPSAVYHRSILHFDPYYFKQFIQPSFAADLLEPFEKLQNIRLQLRGNEKAEIEASLHKLEQLYVLQDSFSIQRFQALMLDFLIQINQLCQKPLKDKPTFPTSKERHVQAIISYLECHYNDDITLEAIQAELHLSKYYLAKTFKEVTGFTIFQFLMQRRIYQAKIELINTIHPITDIGYDVGFKHPSHFSRAFKLHTDLTPEQYRKQNHVSSDQL; from the coding sequence ATGAGCAAGCAGCAACAAATCAAATTACCGTTCACAATGGGAACCAGCTCTGATTTTAATGCTCATATTCCCTATCATAGTCACTTTCATTACGAAATCTATTATTTCCATGGCGGCAAAGTAAACTATCTTATTAATGACCGCATCTATGTTCTGGAGCCTGGCGACTTGCTGCTTATGCACGGGATGACACTGCACCGGGCACATGTGGATCCAAGCGCAGTTTACCACCGGTCGATCCTACATTTTGATCCGTATTACTTCAAGCAATTTATTCAGCCTTCATTTGCAGCGGACCTGCTCGAGCCCTTCGAGAAGCTTCAAAATATACGTTTGCAGCTGAGGGGCAATGAGAAAGCGGAAATAGAAGCTAGTCTTCATAAGCTTGAACAGCTTTACGTACTTCAGGACAGCTTCTCCATTCAGCGATTTCAAGCTTTAATGCTTGATTTTCTTATTCAGATCAATCAGCTTTGCCAGAAGCCGCTGAAGGATAAACCAACCTTTCCAACCTCCAAAGAACGCCATGTTCAAGCAATCATCTCCTATTTGGAGTGCCATTATAATGATGATATTACGCTAGAGGCGATTCAAGCAGAGCTGCACTTAAGCAAATATTATTTGGCTAAAACATTCAAAGAGGTTACTGGATTTACAATCTTCCAGTTTCTCATGCAGCGTAGAATCTATCAGGCCAAAATCGAGCTTATCAACACCATTCACCCCATTACCGACATTGGTTATGATGTTGGTTTTAAGCATCCCTCTCATTTCAGCCGCGCTTTCAAGCTGCATACCGACCTTACACCCGAACAATATCGCAAGCAAAATCATGTCTCTTCCGATCAATTGTAA
- a CDS encoding MFS transporter has product MNTNKLWSADFIKICLSSFFLFFAFYTLATALSVYVTNGLGGSDTQAGLSMTVFVIASVLLRPFAGQLMTRYGERKIVIISLLLFLLFSIAYLGVFGYAMLLLVRFFHGGTFAIATTSTNTTAIGIIPEHRKGEGISYFSLFMSLAMVIGPFVGLTITTHGGFTAMFALCAVCALISFILGASTAKKSAAAKADQPIIKTKSKLHWRDLVEKKAVPISLSGFVVAFAYSGLVTFMSVYAHEQAIDQYASYFFVCFGIMIVLPRPLVGKLLDRVGEHVIVYPSIVIFAIGMLLLSQASSPVILLVSGAVIGLGYGALLPCFQTIAVLAAPAHRRGLATATFYLLFDLGYGIGSYTLGSLASSYGYSVMYVLCAIIIALSSVIYFTLHHKRKRLLATSVDNAYSSS; this is encoded by the coding sequence ATGAATACGAATAAATTATGGAGCGCCGACTTCATTAAAATATGTTTAAGTAGCTTTTTTCTATTTTTTGCTTTTTATACATTAGCAACAGCATTGTCCGTTTATGTAACCAATGGACTTGGAGGATCTGATACGCAGGCCGGATTATCGATGACTGTTTTTGTTATCGCCTCAGTACTGCTTCGACCCTTCGCTGGCCAATTGATGACCCGTTATGGGGAACGGAAGATCGTTATTATTTCGTTGCTGCTGTTTCTATTGTTTTCGATTGCATACTTAGGTGTTTTTGGCTACGCGATGCTGCTGCTGGTTCGTTTTTTTCATGGCGGCACGTTCGCTATCGCAACTACCTCTACGAATACGACTGCAATCGGAATCATACCCGAGCATCGCAAAGGAGAGGGAATAAGTTACTTCAGCTTATTTATGAGCCTCGCGATGGTCATCGGACCTTTCGTTGGCTTAACGATAACAACGCATGGCGGCTTTACAGCGATGTTCGCATTATGCGCGGTGTGCGCGCTCATCTCCTTCATCCTAGGCGCTTCAACAGCCAAGAAATCTGCCGCTGCCAAAGCTGATCAACCGATCATAAAAACGAAGAGCAAGCTGCATTGGCGCGATCTTGTAGAGAAGAAAGCTGTGCCCATTTCACTTAGCGGGTTTGTAGTCGCGTTCGCCTACAGCGGGCTCGTAACGTTTATGTCGGTTTATGCTCATGAACAGGCTATTGATCAATATGCCAGCTATTTCTTTGTGTGCTTCGGCATTATGATTGTATTGCCTCGTCCGCTTGTCGGTAAATTGCTTGACCGTGTAGGAGAACATGTCATTGTATATCCCAGCATCGTTATATTTGCCATCGGCATGCTGCTGCTTAGCCAAGCAAGCTCGCCAGTTATTCTGCTTGTTTCCGGTGCTGTCATTGGTCTCGGATACGGCGCCCTGCTGCCTTGCTTTCAGACCATAGCCGTGCTTGCTGCTCCGGCACATCGCAGAGGGCTCGCTACAGCAACATTTTATTTGCTGTTCGACCTTGGATATGGCATTGGTTCCTACACGCTTGGCTCCTTGGCTTCAAGCTACGGGTACAGTGTTATGTATGTACTTTGTGCCATTATAATTGCCTTATCTTCCGTCATTTATTTCACACTTCACCATAAACGCAAAAGATTGTTGGCGACATCAGTCGATAACGCCTATAGCTCATCCTAG
- a CDS encoding MarR family transcriptional regulator, protein MEIIQSVGYMLSNTGRKLNLRLHQLFQDYDVTPEQWSLLMYLDEHDGMTHKDLAQRSDKDPANITRLVDQLERKELVRRVANPNDRRSQLLYLTANGRTCSNELAPIEEKFVAQLLTDISEDEIQSFKKFIAKITKNAELNHESNTKTSE, encoded by the coding sequence ATGGAAATTATACAATCAGTAGGCTATATGCTCAGCAATACAGGCCGTAAACTAAACCTTCGGCTGCATCAGCTTTTTCAAGATTATGACGTTACGCCTGAACAGTGGTCGCTGCTCATGTATCTTGATGAGCACGATGGCATGACTCATAAAGATTTGGCACAGCGCTCCGACAAGGACCCAGCCAACATTACACGGCTTGTTGACCAGCTTGAACGAAAAGAGCTTGTCCGACGTGTCGCCAATCCGAATGACCGCCGATCGCAGCTGCTTTATTTAACCGCTAATGGCAGAACATGTTCTAATGAACTGGCACCTATCGAAGAAAAATTTGTTGCACAGCTGTTGACCGATATTTCGGAAGACGAAATTCAATCATTCAAAAAATTTATCGCCAAAATAACTAAAAACGCAGAACTGAACCACGAATCAAACACAAAGACGAGTGAATGA